One genomic window of Punica granatum isolate Tunisia-2019 chromosome 1, ASM765513v2, whole genome shotgun sequence includes the following:
- the LOC116192924 gene encoding lectin-domain containing receptor kinase VI.3-like, whose protein sequence is MERGLALALALPGSLLLLCLSLLLPLLAVSQDPGTEFTFNGFNTSNLDLDGASVIKPSGTLKLTNQSSFDMGHAFYPNSFQMFDSVRPNVSSFSTYFVFAIKPRVSGQGGYGIAFTVAPKTKFPGAQAEHYLGLFNPTTDKETSNHMLVIEFDTVNGYGGGLDREGNHVGININGMDSIATEPAAYYINDTNVKDDMKLESGDPIQAWVEYDAKSKLVHVTISPIDVEKPLKPLLSATRDLDDVFLENMYVGFSASTGSTRSFHYVLGWSFRLNGSAPSLDLARLPLPPNDSGPSSSYRPQIIALIASLCVITVCLLGILIFFTIKRKIRKRRQGLEDWELDCPHRFQYKDLHTATKGFKESEKIGSGGFGSVYRGVLPANRGEVAVKKIVARKDSIQGMREFVAEVESLGRLRHKNLVNLQGWCKHKNELLLVYDYIPYGSLHSLLFNRQDGFVLSWDHRFNILKGIASGLLYLHEEWEQVVIHRDVKSSNVLIDADMNPRLGDFGLARLYDHGQDSHTTNVVGTIGYIAPELARTGKASASSDVFAYGVMLLEVVTRRHPIGSGPFILVDWVMECHELGRILDVVDQMLNSIYVVEEMQLVLLLGLLCSHPKPESRPTMRQVVRYLNRDDPLPPLNDLGSVDSRRNSINARFLEFLSSDTTTTTSNVISSMGAFSTSSLGAGR, encoded by the coding sequence ATGGAGAGAGGTCTAGCTCTAGCTCTAGCTCTACCGGGTTCTCTTCTTCTACTTTGCTTGTCACTGTTACTCCCTCTTCTTGCGGTTTCTCAGGACCCTGGCACCGAGTTCACCTTCAATGGCTTCAACACCTCAAATCTTGATCTTGATGGAGCCTCCGTGATCAAGCCCAGCGGCACCCTCAAGCTCACCAACCAGTCGAGTTTTGACATGGGCCACGCCTTCTACCCAAACTCCTTCCAGATGTTCGATTCCGTTCGTCCGAACGTGTCCTCCTTCAGCACGTACTTTGTGTTCGCCATTAAGCCCCGGGTTTCAGGTCAGGGCGGGTATGGGATCGCCTTCACCGTGGCCCCGAAGACCAAGTTCCCCGGGGCCCAGGCCGAGCACTACCTTGGCCTCTTCAACCCCACCACTGACAAGGAAACCTCGAACCACATGCTCGTGATCGAGTTCGACACTGTGAACGGGTACGGCGGAGGCTTGGATAGAGAAGGGAACCATGTGGGGATCAACATCAACGGGATGGATTCGATCGCGACGGAGCCTGCTGCTTATTATATTAATGATACTAACGTGAAGGACGACATGAAGTTGGAGAGCGGAGATCCGATCCAGGCCTGGGTTGAGTATGATGCAAAGAGCAAACTTGTGCACGTCACGATATCGCCCATTGATGTTGAGAAGCCACTCAAGCCTCTCCTATCCGCTACTAGAGACCTAGACGATGTGTTCCTAGAGAATATGTACGTCGGGTTCTCCGCATCCACGGGAAGCACAAGGAGCTTCCATTACGTGTTAGGGTGGAGTTTCCGGTTGAACGGCTCTGCTCCATCTCTTGATCTCGCACGACTCCCTCTACCGCCAAATGACAGTGGTCCGTCTTCTTCCTATAGGCCCCAGATCATAGCCCTAATAGCCTCTCTCTGTGTCATAACGGTATGCCTGTTAGGAATTCTGATCTTTTTTACAATCAAAAGAAAGATCAGGAAGCGGCGCCAGGGCCTTGAGGACTGGGAGTTGGACTGCCCTCACCGGTTCCAGTACAAGGACCTTCACACAGCAACAAAGGGTTTTAAGGAAAGCGAGAAGATCGGGTCTGGGGGTTTTGGCTCCGTGTATCGAGGGGTCTTGCCCGCTAATAGGGGTGAGGTTGCTGTCAAAAAGATCGTCGCTCGTAAAGATTCGATACAAGGGATGAGAGAGTTTGTGGCGGAGGTCGAGAGCTTGGGGCGGCTCCGGCACAAGAACCTTGTGAACCTCCAAGGTTGGTGCAAGCACAAGAATGAGCTCCTCCTCGTGTACGACTACATCCCTTACGGGAGCCTCCACTCACTCCTCTTCAATCGCCAAGACGGGTTCGTTTTGAGTTGGGACCACAGGTTCAACATCCTGAAGGGAATCGCCTCGGGATTGTTGTACCTCCACGAGGAATGGGAGCAAGTCGTGATCCATCGGGACGTGAAGTCGAGCAACGTGCTAATAGATGCAGACATGAATCCCCGACTCGGGGATTTTGGCCTTGCGAGGTTGTATGATCACGGGCAAGATTCACACACCACAAATGTTGTTGGAACCATAGGTTATATCGCGCCCGAGTTGGCCCGCACAGGGAAGGCTTCGGCGAGCTCTGACGTATTTGCTTACGGTGTCATGCTCCTCGAGGTGGTCACCAGAAGGCACCCGATTGGATCAGGACCCTTCATATTGGTCGATTGGGTGATGGAGTGTCACGAGCTCGGGCGAATCCTCGATGTGGTTGATCAAATGCTCAACTCGATCTACGTAGTCGAGGAAATGCAGCTAGTGCTGCTGCTGGGTCTACTGTGTTCTCATCCTAAACCTGAGTCTCGTCCCACGATGAGGCAAGTAGTTCGATATCTGAACCGGGACGATCCACTTCCGCCTCTCAATGACTTAGGCTCCGTGGATTCCCGACGAAACAGTATCAACGCGAGGTTCTTGGAATTTCTTTCCTCAGATACGACGACCACTACGTCCAATGTAATATCTTCCATGGGTGCTTTCTCCACTTCTTCTTTAGGTGCTGGTAGATAG
- the LOC116192923 gene encoding lectin-domain containing receptor kinase VI.3-like, with protein sequence MSLQYNFSTCLPSQDNFSFHHFPFGFQALLFPFAMERALVLPGALLLLCLLSLFPLLTVSEGPNTDFIFNGFNNSNLDLDGASIIKPSGVLKLTKQSKFDIGHAFYREPFQMFNSVNRNVSSFSTYFVFAIKPQVPGQGGYGLAFVMAPNTKFPGGQAEHYLGLFNATTDKKPSNHMLVIEFDTRSGYNDDRDEEGNHVGININGMNSTMTMPASYYEDDAISNDMKLESGDLINAWVEYDAKSKRLNVTISPFEVKKPRKPLLSADYSRIDLDAVFQDNMYIGFSASTGSTRSFHYVLGWSFRLNGSAPSLNLSQLPRPPKENGDPPSYRPRIIALIASLSAITVCLLGLLIFYIAIRKIRMGRQGLEDWELDCPHRFQYKDLHTATKGFKESEKIGSGGFGSVYRGVLPTNRCEVAVKKIIARKDSIQGMREFVAEVESLGRLRHKNLVNLQGWCKHKNELLLVYDYIPYGSLHSLLFNRQDGFVLSWNQRFNIMKGIASGLLYLHEEWEQVVIHRDMKSSNVLIDEDMNPRLGDFGLARLYDHGQDSHTTNVVGTIGYIAPELARTGKASASSDVFAYGVMLLEVATGRHPIGSGPFILVDWVMEYHELGRTLDVVDQKLNSVYIVEEMQLVLLLGLLSSHPKPESRPTMRQVVRYLNRDDPLPPLNDLGSVDSRRNSINTRFLEFFSSDTMTTTSNVLSSMGAFSTSSLGAGR encoded by the coding sequence ATGTCACTTCAGTATAACTTCTCTACTTGTCTTCCCTCACAAGATAACTTCTCATTTCATCACTTCCCTTTCGGATTTCAAGctctcctttttccttttgccaTGGAGAGAGCTCTAGTTCTACCGGGTGCTCTTCTTCTACTTTGCTTGTTATCGTTGTTCCCTCTTCTTACCGTCTCTGAGGGCCCCAACACCGACTTCATCTTCAATGGCTTCAACAACTCAAATCTTGATCTTGACGGAGCATCCATAATCAAGCCCAGCGGAGTCCTCAAGCTCACCAAGCAGTCGAAGTTTGACATAGGCCATGCCTTCTACCGGGAGCCCTTCCAGATGTTCAATTCTGTTAATCGGAACGTCTCTTCCTTCAGCACATACTTTGTGTTCGCAATCAAGCCCCAGGTTCCAGGCCAGGGTGGGTACGGGCTCGCCTTTGTGATGGCCCCGAATACCAAGTTCCCCGGAGGACAGGCCGAGCACTACCTTGGCCTCTTCAACGCCACCACTGACAAGAAACCCTCGAACCACATGCTCGTGATCGAGTTTGACACGAGGAGCGGGTACAACGATGACCGCGATGAAGAAGGGAACCACGTCGGCATCAACATCAACGGCATGAATTCGACCATGACGATGCCTGCTAGTTATTATGAAGATGACGCAATTAGCAACGACATGAAGTTGGAGAGTGGGGACCTAATCAACGCCTGGGTGGAGTACGATGCAAAGAGCAAACGCCTAAACGTCACGATATCGCCCTTTGAAGTTAAGAAGCCACGCAAGCCTCTCCTATCCGCTGATTACTCTCGCATAGATTTGGATGCTGTGTTCCAGGATAATATGTACATTGGCTTCTCAGCGTCCACGGGAAGCACGAGGAGCTTCCACTACGTGTTAGGGTGGAGTTTCCGGCTTAATGGGTCTGCCCCGTCACTCAATCTCTCTCAACTCCCTCGACCACCGAAAGAGAATGGCGATCCGCCTTCCTATAGGCCGAGGATCATAGCCCTTATAGCATCTCTAAGCGCCATAACAGTATGCCTGTTAGGACTTTTGATCTTTTATATAGCCATAAGAAAGATCAGGATGGGTCGCCAGGGCCTTGAGGACTGGGAGTTGGACTGCCCTCACCGGTTCCAGTACAAGGACCTTCACACGGCAACAAAAGGTTTTAAGGAAAGCGAGAAGATCGGGTCTGGGGGTTTTGGCTCCGTGTATCGAGGGGTCTTGCCCACTAATAGGTGCGAGGTCGCGGTCAAAAAGATCATCGCTCGTAAAGATTCGATACAAGGGATGAGAGAGTTTGTGGCGGAGGTCGAGAGCTTGGGGCGGCTCCGCCACAAGAACCTTGTGAACCTCCAGGGTTGGTGCAAGCACAAGAATGAGCTCCTCCTCGTGTACGACTACATCCCCTACGGGAGCCTCCACTCACTTCTCTTCAATCGCCAAGACGGGTTCGTTTTGAGTTGGAACCAAAGATTCAACATAATGAAGGGAATCGCCTCAGGATTGTTGTACCTCCACGAGGAATGGGAGCAAGTCGTGATCCATCGGGACATGAAGTCGAGCAACGTCCTAATAGATGAAGACATGAATCCCCGACTCGGGGATTTTGGCCTGGCGAGGTTGTATGATCATGGGCAAGATTCGCACACCACAAATGTTGTTGGAACCATAGGTTACATCGCGCCCGAATTGGCCCGCACAGGGAAGGCTTCGGCGAGCTCTGACGTATTTGCTTACGGTGTCATGCTACTCGAGGTGGCCACGGGGAGGCACCCGATTGGATCAGGACCCTTCATATTGGTCGATTGGGTGATGGAGTATCACGAGCTTGGGCGAACTCTCGATGTGGTTGATCAGAAGCTCAACTCGGTCTATATTGTCGAGGAAATGCAGTTAGTGTTGCTGCTCGGCCTTCTGAGTTCTCATCCTAAACCAGAGTCTAGGCCCACGATGAGGCAAGTTGTTCGATATCTGAACCGGGACGATCCACTTCCGCCTCTCAATGACTTAGGCTCCGTGGATTCCCGACGAAACAGTATCAACACGAGGTTCttggaatttttttcctcAGATACGATGACCACTACGTCCAATGTATTATCTTCCATGGGTGCTTTCTCCACTTCTTCTTTAGGTGCTGGTAGATAG
- the LOC116194523 gene encoding protein NODULATION SIGNALING PATHWAY 2-like, whose translation MMQWEILQPSWPLYSIIHQENNPYFDQNEHRFECPSFVTTTFQDPLPLPGCPDNLIDDFPMDFEPWDDFPALFDVLEGTELETLMTSSDDNGWSPSPSPSLKSTSTTDALSVSQQLLVLPHEEMETDAQLCLHHLLKACGEAMEKGKTELVEVILRRMAERSSPLGGPLERAAVNLSRDFNDHDRDYLKQESWKNYREALRVFYQAFPYGRFAHFVANSAILEAIPIEAEAIQIVDFDLGEGLQWPPLIEALGQRHGPLKLKLTCKASEDEAKFETTRGHLCNYAASAGVNLTVEIKGIEELVGEYTDESKSEGHFEWIAFNCMVGVPQMGRVASRREVVGFLKAANGILSKLGDSFGDRRGIVTFGDGNACGNLRDVPSFGAFFEGRLKHYQAVLESMESNFPSHLQGARLAMESLFVAPFISSSDWFQRWEDVRTGLDDPPASLGFSPLGIGQQSLTEIQEMLKESESSYGVRSVGESQNEMVLEWRGTPLIRVSTWKCY comes from the coding sequence ATGATGCAGTGGGAGATTCTTCAACCCTCTTGGCCCCTCTACAGTATCATCCATCAAGAAAACAATCCCTATTTCGATCAGAACGAGCACAGATTTGAATGCCCTTCGTTCGTTACTACTACTTTTCAGGATCCTCTACCGTTGCCAGGCTGTCCAGACAACCTTATTGATGATTTCCCGATGGATTTCGAGCCGTGGGACGATTTTCCGGCCTTATTTGATGTCCTGGAAGGTACAGAGCTGGAGACACTGATGACGAGTAGTGATGATAATGGGTGGAGCCCTAGTCCTAGCCCTTCATTGAAGTCCACGTCTACCACCGATGCCCTGTCAGTGTCACAGCAATTGCTCGTTTTGCCGCACGAGGAAATGGAAACGGATGCCCAGTTGTGCCTCCACCATCTCCTGAAGGCCTGTGGAGAAGCCATGGAGAAGGGGAAGACAGAGCTCGTGGAGGTGATCTTGAGACGCATGGCTGAGAGATCAAGCCCGCTCGGGGGACCTCTAGAGCGTGCTGCAGTTAATCTGTCCCGAGACTTTAACGACCATGACAGGGATTACCTGAAACAGGAGTCCTGGAAGAACTATCGGGAAGCTCTCAGGGTGTTCTACCAAGCATTCCCTTACGGAAGATTCGCTCACTTCGTGGCGAATTCGGCTATTCTCGAGGCAATCCCAATCGAAGCTGAGGCAATTCAGATAGTCGACTTCGACTTGGGGGAGGGCCTCCAGTGGCCTCCACTCATTGAAGCCTTGGGACAGAGACACGGACCACTGAAGTTGAAGCTGACATGTAAGGCCTCGGAAGATGAGGCGAAGTTCGAGACAACGAGAGGGCATCTATGTAATTACGCAGCATCTGCAGGGGTAAATTTGACCGTGGAGATAAAAGGGATTGAGGAATTGGTAGGTGAATATACTGATGAGAGCAAAAGCGAGGGACATTTTGAGTGGATTGCCTTTAATTGCATGGTGGGTGTCCCACAAATGGGCAGAGTCGCCAGTAGGAGGGAAGTTGTTGGATTCCTAAAGGCAGCTAATGGCATTTTGAGCAAACTCGGCGACAGTTTCGGTGATAGGAGAGGGATTGTAACCTTTGGTGATGGGAATGCTTGCGGAAATTTAAGGGACGTCCCCAGTTTCGGGGCATTTTTCGAGGGGCGCCTGAAGCATTACCAAGCGGTACTCGAGTCAATGGAGTCAAACTTCCCTTCTCATCTCCAAGGGGCGAGGCTAGCCATGGAGTCTCTCTTTGTTGCCCCCTTCATCTCTTCCTCTGACTGGTTTCAAAGGTGGGAGGATGTAAGGACCGGCTTGGACGATCCGCCTGCCAGTCTCGGTTTCAGCCCTCTAGGAATTGGGCAACAGAGTCTTACGGAGATCCAGGAAATGCTGAAAGAGAGTGAATCGAGTTACGGAGTGAGGAGTGTCGGAGAGAGTCAGAACGAGATGGTCTTGGAATGGAGAGGAACTCCGTTGATCAGAGTCTCAACTTGGAAATGTTATTAG